One genomic window of Staphylococcus hsinchuensis includes the following:
- the tsaT gene encoding type II toxin-antitoxin system toxin TsaT, producing MSVHFMIVFWLSVIFLVSGIISLIIYKVRNSSEAKESLLGLTVMLIVFGVVGIVFSLVFS from the coding sequence ATGAGCGTTCATTTTATGATCGTATTTTGGTTATCCGTAATATTTTTAGTCAGTGGTATTATCTCTTTAATTATATATAAAGTAAGAAATTCTAGTGAAGCGAAAGAATCTTTGCTCGGCTTAACTGTAATGTTAATCGTTTTCGGAGTCGTGGGTATAGTCTTTTCTCTCGTATTTAGCTAG
- the gcvH gene encoding glycine cleavage system protein GcvH, which translates to MAVPNELKYSKDHEWVKVDGETVTIGITEYAQNELGDIVFVELPEVDDELKEEDTFGSVESVKTVSELYAPVSGKVVSVNDELEDSPEFVNESPYEKAWMVKVELSDESQLDSLLSADQYAEMIGE; encoded by the coding sequence GTGGCAGTACCGAATGAATTAAAATACTCCAAGGATCACGAATGGGTTAAAGTTGATGGAGAAACAGTTACAATAGGCATTACAGAATACGCACAAAACGAATTAGGTGATATCGTATTCGTTGAGCTACCAGAAGTAGACGATGAACTTAAAGAAGAAGACACATTTGGTAGCGTTGAATCTGTCAAAACAGTTTCTGAATTATACGCACCAGTTTCTGGTAAAGTAGTAAGCGTTAATGACGAACTTGAAGATAGCCCAGAGTTTGTAAATGAATCACCATATGAAAAAGCATGGATGGTTAAAGTTGAATTAAGTGATGAAAGTCAATTAGATTCATTACTATCAGCAGACCAATACGCTGAAATGATTGGTGAATAA
- a CDS encoding CitMHS family transporter: MNLAILGFIMIIVFMALIMTRKMSALIALIVIPTIFALIGGFYSGLGKYMLDGIETVAPTGIMLTFAILYFGVMIDAGLFEPVINQIIKVVKGDPVKITIGTVILASMVALDGDGTTTFIITVTAMMPLYKKIGMSLYTLSTLALLSIGVMNMLPWGGPTARAISALQVSTEDVFIPLVPVMAAGILFALIVAFILGKRARKTLSYQSDIELEDVKKDETKEESLLKRPKMIIPNAILTISLIVCLVLEVLPIPVLFMVWFGVALLINYPNLSIQNSVVKKHAGNVLSVISLVFASGIFTGVMDGTKMVDEMANTLVHIIPDAMGSHFAIITAVLSGPFTYFMANDPFYYGVLPILAESAHQFGVSKIDMAKASVLGQPLHVLSPLYAAGYLLVGMLDIEYGQNQRVVIKWAIGSSLFMILVACILGIIPW, translated from the coding sequence ATGAATTTAGCAATACTCGGGTTTATTATGATTATTGTATTCATGGCATTGATTATGACACGAAAGATGTCAGCTTTGATTGCTTTAATTGTAATCCCAACTATTTTCGCATTAATTGGAGGTTTCTACTCTGGGCTTGGTAAATATATGCTCGATGGGATAGAAACTGTAGCACCGACAGGCATTATGTTAACATTTGCCATTCTCTATTTCGGTGTCATGATTGACGCAGGTTTATTTGAACCTGTCATTAATCAAATTATTAAAGTTGTTAAAGGGGATCCAGTAAAAATTACTATTGGAACTGTCATCTTAGCTTCAATGGTAGCATTAGATGGTGACGGGACAACAACTTTTATTATCACAGTAACGGCAATGATGCCACTTTATAAAAAGATTGGTATGAGTTTATACACGCTTTCAACGTTAGCGCTATTATCAATTGGCGTAATGAATATGCTGCCTTGGGGAGGACCAACAGCAAGGGCTATTTCTGCTTTACAAGTTTCAACTGAGGATGTATTTATTCCACTCGTTCCAGTGATGGCTGCAGGAATTTTATTTGCATTAATCGTTGCATTTATTTTAGGTAAACGAGCACGTAAAACATTATCATATCAATCTGACATTGAATTAGAAGATGTGAAGAAAGACGAAACGAAAGAAGAATCTTTATTAAAGAGACCAAAGATGATTATTCCAAACGCAATTTTAACGATTTCGCTTATCGTCTGTCTCGTTCTTGAAGTATTACCCATACCTGTTCTATTTATGGTTTGGTTCGGAGTAGCATTATTGATCAACTATCCAAATTTAAGCATCCAAAATTCAGTAGTTAAAAAACACGCTGGCAATGTTTTATCTGTAATCAGTTTAGTGTTTGCATCAGGTATTTTCACAGGAGTAATGGATGGAACAAAGATGGTAGATGAAATGGCAAATACTTTAGTACATATTATTCCAGATGCGATGGGGAGTCATTTCGCAATTATCACTGCAGTACTAAGTGGACCTTTCACATATTTTATGGCAAATGATCCATTTTATTACGGAGTATTACCAATTCTAGCTGAATCTGCACATCAATTTGGAGTGTCCAAAATTGATATGGCTAAAGCGTCTGTACTCGGTCAGCCTTTACACGTGTTAAGTCCTTTATATGCAGCGGGATATTTACTTGTAGGTATGTTAGATATTGAATACGGTCAAAACCAACGTGTCGTAATTAAGTGGGCAATTGGTTCCAGCCTATTTATGATACTTGTCGCATGTATATTAGGCATTATTCCGTGGTAA
- the aroD gene encoding type I 3-dehydroquinate dehydratase: MANTQIAVTIEPESLLNQTTKEQLILFQASFDIIELRIDQWEKAFTAQLIKALEALHALELNKQILVTYRTLSQGGSGKLDEDEYMKLLTEIIQIDSVDMIDVEFDKSKFRDPLKALIAQANHKDIEVVLSYHDFQEPPSLEELKHLYFKMHQLAPAYLKVAVMPNDKLDVIHLLEALAITAEHVPQKAIGIAMSHLGIVSRTAQGLFGGSVSYGCLDEPKAPGQIHVERLKQLLEVYE; the protein is encoded by the coding sequence ATGGCAAATACACAAATAGCAGTGACGATTGAACCTGAATCGTTATTAAATCAAACAACCAAAGAACAGTTAATTCTTTTTCAAGCATCATTCGACATCATTGAATTAAGAATAGATCAATGGGAAAAGGCATTTACGGCACAATTAATTAAAGCATTAGAGGCACTCCACGCTTTAGAATTAAATAAACAAATATTGGTTACGTACCGAACACTTTCACAAGGTGGTTCAGGGAAGCTGGACGAAGATGAATATATGAAACTATTGACCGAAATTATTCAAATCGATTCTGTGGATATGATAGATGTAGAATTTGATAAATCAAAATTCCGCGACCCTTTAAAAGCATTAATTGCCCAAGCGAATCATAAAGATATCGAAGTTGTATTATCTTACCATGACTTTCAAGAGCCCCCTTCATTAGAAGAACTTAAACACCTTTACTTTAAAATGCATCAACTTGCACCAGCATATTTAAAGGTTGCGGTGATGCCTAATGATAAACTTGATGTCATTCATCTACTTGAAGCACTTGCAATAACGGCTGAACATGTACCGCAAAAAGCGATAGGTATCGCGATGTCACATTTAGGTATCGTTTCAAGAACTGCGCAAGGTCTTTTTGGTGGAAGCGTTTCATATGGTTGCTTAGATGAGCCGAAAGCACCAGGACAAATACATGTTGAACGCTTGAAGCAATTACTTGAAGTGTATGAGTAA
- a CDS encoding arsenate reductase family protein produces MIKFYQYSNCTTCKKAAKFLKDYGVSFEPIDIVQHTPTKGEFKEILKGTDIEIDKLFNTRGAKYRELGLKEKLKSLSDDEKLDLLSSNGMLIKRPLAVSGDKVTVGFKEEEYKQTWL; encoded by the coding sequence ATGATAAAATTTTACCAATATTCCAATTGTACAACTTGTAAAAAAGCAGCCAAGTTTTTAAAAGACTATGGTGTTAGCTTTGAACCGATTGATATCGTCCAACATACACCTACGAAAGGTGAGTTCAAAGAAATTTTAAAAGGTACAGATATTGAAATAGATAAATTGTTTAATACACGTGGTGCAAAATATCGTGAACTCGGTTTAAAAGAAAAACTTAAATCATTAAGTGATGATGAGAAACTTGATTTATTATCATCAAATGGCATGCTCATTAAAAGACCATTAGCTGTATCAGGGGACAAAGTTACAGTAGGTTTTAAAGAAGAGGAATATAAACAAACTTGGCTATAA
- a CDS encoding thioredoxin family protein has product MQTINSTENFNETIQSDQPVIVKFEAGWCPDCKAMDMWIDPIKEKYNDYQWFTVNRDELEDVAADNEVMGIPSLLVFKNGDKVAHLHSANAKSPEQVESFLEETFK; this is encoded by the coding sequence ATGCAAACTATTAACTCTACAGAGAACTTTAATGAAACTATACAAAGTGACCAACCCGTTATCGTTAAATTCGAAGCAGGCTGGTGCCCAGATTGTAAAGCTATGGACATGTGGATTGATCCAATCAAAGAAAAATATAACGACTATCAATGGTTTACAGTGAATCGCGACGAATTAGAAGATGTAGCTGCTGATAACGAAGTGATGGGTATCCCAAGTTTACTTGTATTCAAAAATGGAGATAAAGTTGCGCACTTACATTCAGCAAATGCAAAATCACCTGAACAAGTTGAATCATTTTTAGAAGAAACTTTTAAATAA
- a CDS encoding MetQ/NlpA family ABC transporter substrate-binding protein, whose amino-acid sequence MKKILSLTSIIALVLVLAACGNGGKKDKSITVGASPAPHAEILEEAKPLLKDKGYDLKIKTINDYTTPNKILNKGELDANYFQHTPYLDKDKKSKHYKIESAGNVHLEPMAVYSKKYKNLKDLPKGATVYVSNNPAEEGRFLKFFVDAGLIKLKDGVKIQDATFDDIKENKKHIKFNNKQSAEYLPKIYQKEKADAVIINSNFAIDQKLNPKKDSIAIEKAKDNPYANLIAVKEGHKDDKKIKALVDVLQSKKIKEYIEKQYDGSVVPAK is encoded by the coding sequence ATGAAAAAGATATTGAGTTTAACTTCGATTATTGCTTTAGTACTAGTATTAGCTGCATGTGGAAATGGCGGTAAAAAGGATAAGTCAATCACAGTTGGGGCATCACCAGCACCGCATGCTGAAATTTTAGAGGAAGCTAAGCCGTTATTGAAAGATAAAGGCTATGATTTGAAAATCAAAACAATTAATGACTATACGACGCCGAACAAGATATTAAACAAAGGTGAACTAGATGCAAACTATTTCCAACATACACCATATTTAGACAAGGATAAGAAAAGCAAGCACTACAAAATTGAATCAGCAGGTAATGTGCATTTAGAGCCTATGGCAGTATACTCAAAAAAATATAAAAACTTAAAAGATTTACCAAAAGGTGCAACTGTTTACGTTTCTAACAACCCAGCTGAAGAAGGGCGTTTCTTAAAGTTCTTCGTTGACGCAGGATTAATTAAATTGAAAGATGGCGTTAAAATCCAAGACGCAACTTTCGATGACATTAAAGAAAACAAAAAACATATTAAATTCAACAATAAGCAATCTGCCGAGTACCTACCAAAAATTTACCAAAAAGAAAAAGCCGATGCGGTTATTATCAATTCTAACTTCGCCATTGATCAGAAATTAAATCCTAAAAAAGATTCAATCGCAATCGAAAAAGCGAAAGATAATCCATATGCTAACTTAATTGCAGTTAAAGAAGGACATAAAGATGATAAGAAAATCAAAGCTTTAGTCGATGTATTACAATCGAAAAAAATTAAAGAATACATTGAAAAACAATACGATGGTTCAGTTGTTCCAGCGAAATAA
- a CDS encoding methionine ABC transporter permease produces the protein MNDSLGGILQEMFTMPNVKWDEVWVATYETIYMTVISTIFAFIFGLILGILLFLSAKSESKAARIFYSVVSFIVNLFRAIPFIILILLLIPFTSLVLGTISGPTGALPALIIGAAPFYARLVEIAFKEIDKGVIEAAWSMGATTSTVVKKVLLPEAMPALISGITVTAIALVGSTAIAGVIGAGGLGNLAYLTGFTRNQNDVIFIATLFILVLVFVIQFVGDWATNKLDKR, from the coding sequence ATGAATGATTCATTGGGTGGTATCCTTCAAGAAATGTTTACGATGCCTAATGTTAAATGGGACGAAGTTTGGGTAGCAACATATGAAACGATTTACATGACCGTAATTTCAACTATATTTGCATTTATATTTGGTTTGATTCTAGGCATATTATTATTTTTAAGTGCAAAAAGTGAATCAAAAGCGGCACGTATTTTTTATAGCGTTGTATCATTTATAGTTAACTTATTTAGAGCAATTCCTTTCATTATACTCATATTGCTATTAATACCATTCACAAGTTTAGTTTTAGGAACGATTAGTGGTCCAACGGGTGCATTGCCTGCATTAATTATTGGGGCAGCTCCGTTTTATGCAAGATTAGTGGAAATTGCTTTTAAAGAAATTGATAAAGGTGTTATTGAAGCAGCGTGGTCAATGGGTGCCACAACATCAACCGTGGTTAAGAAAGTTTTATTACCTGAGGCGATGCCGGCTTTGATTTCTGGCATTACTGTTACAGCTATTGCCTTAGTAGGTTCTACTGCCATCGCAGGTGTGATTGGGGCAGGTGGTTTAGGTAACTTAGCCTATTTGACAGGTTTCACACGTAACCAAAACGATGTCATCTTTATTGCGACGTTGTTCATTTTAGTATTAGTATTTGTCATTCAATTCGTTGGTGATTGGGCGACAAATAAATTAGATAAAAGATAA
- a CDS encoding nitroreductase family protein, with protein MELQEAIAQRRSIKIFKRDMNIDDNRLYEAIDNATDAPNHGLRQPWRIVHITKDRLGEMSKQLTKITFPDEPNKQKDHYDTVTNLGGMLALIVKEEPDVKDNLENHMAFGAFAQNLMLLLHEAGIGSCWKTPKYIFNNKDIGAIFNLAEDEKLVGFLYLTDLEVDMPHPKRKKQNFVQKF; from the coding sequence ATGGAACTACAAGAAGCGATAGCACAACGTAGAAGCATCAAAATCTTCAAAAGAGATATGAATATAGACGACAATCGTTTATATGAAGCAATAGATAATGCGACAGATGCTCCCAACCATGGTTTGAGACAACCATGGCGAATTGTTCATATTACGAAAGATCGATTAGGTGAAATGAGTAAACAGCTTACAAAGATTACATTTCCAGACGAACCAAATAAACAAAAGGATCATTATGATACTGTTACGAATTTAGGTGGTATGCTTGCACTCATCGTAAAAGAAGAACCTGATGTGAAAGATAATTTAGAAAATCATATGGCCTTTGGTGCATTTGCTCAAAACTTAATGTTGCTCTTACACGAGGCCGGCATAGGTAGTTGTTGGAAGACACCAAAATATATTTTCAACAACAAGGATATTGGTGCGATATTTAATTTAGCTGAAGATGAAAAACTTGTAGGTTTTCTTTATTTAACAGACTTAGAAGTGGACATGCCTCATCCTAAACGTAAAAAACAAAATTTCGTACAAAAATTTTAG
- a CDS encoding DUF368 domain-containing protein: MGTSDLVPGVSGGTIALLLGIYDDFINSISGLFSKNFKKSLTFLIPIVIGMLLAMGLLSKVINYLLSEHTVPTMFFFVGLIAGIIPFLLKISKFKQTFTIKHYVVLLIGIGLIVLFTLLNNGDKHAGETLTLSTGLAIKYYLCGICASSAMLLPGISGSFMLLVFGVYGTVMFAVSELISLNFKALPILIIVGLGILTGFLLSSKLIQYCLTHHPYITYALIIGFVVGSLFAVFPGLPTSILTWVISIITLIVGFIISYKLGEVTHKNETL; the protein is encoded by the coding sequence ATGGGTACGTCTGATTTAGTACCCGGTGTGAGCGGAGGAACAATTGCTCTATTGCTAGGAATATATGATGATTTCATAAACTCTATTAGCGGTCTCTTTTCTAAAAACTTTAAGAAAAGCTTAACATTCCTAATTCCTATTGTGATCGGTATGTTATTAGCTATGGGATTATTAAGTAAAGTTATCAATTATTTACTAAGTGAGCACACTGTACCTACGATGTTTTTCTTTGTAGGATTAATTGCTGGAATTATTCCCTTCCTATTAAAAATATCAAAATTCAAACAAACATTTACGATAAAACATTACGTTGTATTATTGATCGGCATTGGTCTTATTGTCTTATTTACTTTATTAAACAATGGTGATAAACATGCGGGAGAAACTTTAACGTTATCTACCGGTTTAGCCATTAAATATTATTTATGTGGAATTTGTGCCTCAAGCGCAATGTTATTACCAGGTATTTCAGGTTCGTTTATGTTGTTAGTATTTGGTGTTTATGGCACAGTGATGTTTGCAGTTTCTGAATTAATTTCATTAAACTTCAAAGCATTACCAATATTAATCATCGTTGGGTTAGGTATTCTAACAGGCTTCTTACTTTCAAGTAAGTTAATCCAATATTGTTTAACACATCACCCATATATCACTTATGCTTTAATTATCGGCTTTGTTGTAGGTTCGCTATTTGCTGTATTTCCTGGTTTACCGACATCGATTTTAACTTGGGTAATTTCAATTATTACACTTATCGTCGGTTTCATTATTAGTTACAAACTCGGTGAAGTCACGCATAAAAACGAAACACTTTAA
- a CDS encoding thioredoxin family protein, whose product MNVASQQRVDVREHIDKDKYLIFGYTPTCGTCKMSERMLDIANDILKLPITKIDLNLHPDFSQEYEIQSVPILMVMSKGQEQKRFYAFRSVPYLLENLK is encoded by the coding sequence ATGAATGTCGCAAGTCAACAACGCGTAGATGTACGCGAACATATAGATAAAGACAAATATTTAATATTTGGGTATACGCCCACTTGTGGAACTTGCAAGATGTCAGAACGCATGTTAGATATTGCTAATGACATTTTAAAGTTACCAATAACAAAGATAGATTTAAATTTACATCCAGATTTTAGCCAAGAATACGAAATACAATCAGTCCCTATATTAATGGTTATGTCAAAAGGACAAGAGCAAAAAAGATTCTATGCTTTTCGCTCAGTTCCCTATTTGTTAGAAAATTTAAAATAA
- a CDS encoding YozE family protein, translating to MTFYDFVIGFIDDDTPLGKLANCIMVNQSFPKHETCLDTLRDYFYDNYLDGEVLASANRALSLYGSSVSYN from the coding sequence ATGACATTTTATGATTTTGTAATTGGCTTTATTGATGATGATACACCACTTGGTAAGCTTGCAAATTGTATCATGGTGAATCAAAGTTTTCCTAAACATGAAACTTGTCTTGATACCTTGCGCGATTATTTTTATGACAATTACCTAGATGGTGAAGTGTTGGCTTCAGCAAACAGAGCATTGAGTTTATACGGTTCTAGTGTATCTTATAATTAA
- a CDS encoding TM2 domain-containing protein — MTEVNKVIYIVLALFLGSFGIHKFYAGKKLSGFLHLAFCWTFIPHLIAIISAIMTLFVPSDENGNIAV, encoded by the coding sequence ATGACTGAAGTAAATAAAGTGATTTACATCGTTTTAGCATTATTTTTAGGTAGTTTCGGCATTCATAAATTTTATGCTGGCAAAAAACTTTCAGGTTTCTTACATTTAGCATTCTGTTGGACATTTATACCACATTTAATCGCAATCATTAGCGCAATTATGACGTTATTCGTACCATCTGATGAAAATGGTAACATCGCTGTTTAA
- a CDS encoding CHAP domain-containing protein, which produces MSKVISRLIIMSLVTSICIFLTHETVSAATENEAITHVDTLEGKGWDYDNAYGWQCFDLVNEQWDYLYNHGLKGAYAKQIPFANDFTGEATVYKNTPEFKAKAGDIVVFNDNYGNGAGHTAIVTNGNADGNYYKFESLDQNWYGGGATRTEVAHKVVHNYDTEMWFIRPKYN; this is translated from the coding sequence ATGTCTAAAGTTATATCGCGTTTAATAATCATGTCACTTGTTACTTCGATATGTATATTTTTAACTCATGAAACAGTTTCAGCTGCTACCGAAAATGAAGCAATTACCCATGTTGATACGCTTGAAGGTAAAGGTTGGGATTATGATAACGCTTATGGATGGCAGTGTTTCGACCTCGTTAATGAACAATGGGATTATTTATATAACCATGGTTTGAAAGGGGCTTATGCAAAACAAATACCATTTGCCAATGACTTCACAGGGGAAGCGACTGTTTATAAAAATACACCAGAATTTAAAGCTAAGGCAGGGGACATCGTCGTATTTAATGATAACTATGGTAACGGTGCTGGACACACGGCAATCGTTACAAACGGCAATGCAGATGGTAATTATTATAAATTTGAGTCACTTGATCAAAACTGGTACGGCGGTGGCGCAACACGAACTGAAGTAGCACATAAGGTAGTTCATAATTATGATACCGAAATGTGGTTTATAAGACCTAAATATAATTAA
- a CDS encoding organic hydroperoxide resistance protein, with protein sequence MAVKYETSAVNTGGRNGHVHTDDKAIDVAVIPPDQADAEKGTNPEQLFAAGYASCFNGAFDLILKQNKVRDAKPEVTLTVRLEDDPDAESPKLSVSINAKVNNVLSQEDAEKYLEDAHNFCPYSKATRGNIDVDLNVEVAE encoded by the coding sequence ATGGCAGTAAAATATGAAACTAGTGCAGTAAACACAGGCGGACGTAACGGTCATGTTCATACTGATGATAAAGCAATTGACGTAGCAGTGATTCCTCCAGATCAAGCTGATGCTGAGAAAGGTACTAACCCAGAGCAATTATTTGCAGCTGGTTATGCATCTTGCTTTAATGGTGCGTTTGATTTAATTCTTAAACAAAACAAAGTAAGAGACGCTAAACCAGAAGTAACTTTAACAGTACGTCTTGAAGACGATCCAGATGCTGAAAGTCCAAAATTAAGCGTTTCAATTAATGCAAAAGTAAACAACGTATTATCTCAAGAAGACGCTGAAAAATATTTAGAAGATGCGCATAACTTCTGTCCTTATTCTAAAGCAACACGTGGTAACATCGACGTTGACTTAAACGTTGAAGTTGCAGAATAA
- a CDS encoding toprim domain-containing protein, producing MTILNQVIIVEGKSDKKRVKQVIDQPIDIICTNGTMGIDKLDAMIESLYDKQVYILVDSDDEGEKIRKWFKKYLSESKHIRVDKQYCEVARCPKPYLSKVLSKHGFDVRDEEKVAKARLDYIAERVSLLT from the coding sequence ATGACGATATTAAACCAAGTGATTATTGTCGAAGGGAAATCAGACAAAAAACGTGTAAAGCAAGTGATAGATCAACCGATTGATATCATATGTACAAACGGAACTATGGGTATTGATAAATTGGATGCCATGATTGAATCATTATATGACAAACAAGTTTATATACTCGTTGATTCAGATGATGAAGGTGAAAAAATCCGTAAATGGTTTAAAAAATATTTAAGTGAAAGTAAACATATACGTGTCGATAAGCAATATTGCGAAGTAGCTAGATGTCCAAAACCGTATTTATCAAAGGTCTTATCTAAACATGGTTTTGACGTTCGTGACGAAGAAAAGGTTGCTAAGGCACGATTAGATTATATAGCTGAGAGGGTAAGTTTATTAACATGA
- the vraX gene encoding C1q-binding complement inhibitor VraX, with amino-acid sequence MEVLRKVYKDNEPVYHVKTDKGTVVRIKGSDELTDNETEELLTLVSQDIDKMKK; translated from the coding sequence ATGGAAGTATTGCGTAAAGTATATAAAGACAACGAGCCTGTTTACCACGTTAAAACAGATAAGGGGACCGTTGTAAGAATTAAAGGCTCAGATGAGTTAACTGATAACGAAACAGAAGAGTTATTAACTTTAGTTTCACAAGATATAGATAAAATGAAAAAATAA
- a CDS encoding DUF523 domain-containing protein: MILISACLIGEAVRYDGGHKLDQRLKDLVDKGEAITACPELLGGLSVPREPSEIVGGDGFDVWNDEAKVMTVTGRDVTEAFKTGAKQTLKIIQSFECDTVVLKSNSPSCGTRTIYNGQFNGGKTAGPGVLSALLSEYNIRVYDEVEFLATLVE, encoded by the coding sequence ATGATATTGATTAGTGCTTGTCTGATAGGAGAAGCGGTACGATATGATGGAGGTCATAAATTAGATCAAAGATTGAAAGACCTCGTAGATAAAGGAGAAGCGATTACTGCTTGTCCAGAGTTGCTTGGAGGACTTTCTGTTCCAAGAGAACCGTCTGAAATCGTAGGTGGAGACGGATTTGATGTATGGAACGACGAGGCTAAAGTGATGACCGTGACAGGTAGAGATGTTACTGAAGCATTTAAAACAGGTGCCAAGCAGACGTTAAAGATAATACAGTCATTTGAGTGCGATACGGTAGTTTTAAAATCGAACAGCCCTTCATGTGGTACACGGACGATTTATAATGGGCAATTTAATGGGGGGAAAACAGCAGGCCCCGGCGTATTATCAGCATTATTAAGTGAATACAACATACGTGTTTATGATGAAGTAGAATTTTTAGCTACACTTGTAGAATAA
- a CDS encoding methionine ABC transporter ATP-binding protein, with protein MIELNQIVKKYRTKDQDILAVDHVDLSIQSGTIFGVVGFSGAGKSTLIRLLNNLETPTSGEVIIDGATINKLSKAQLRKKRQKLSMVFQHFNLLWSRTVVQNIMFPLEIAGVSKKEAALRAKQLVDVVGLKGKEYAYPSELSGGQKQRVGIARALANEPDVLLCDEATSALDPQTTDEILDLLLKIKRERNLTIVIITHEMHVIRRICDEVAVMEAGRVVEHGNVKEVFENPRQPVTQRFVKDDLNDDYEKTNTELIEIDKNDFIVRFSFSGTNTTKPLVSYITKAHDINVNILEANIKHTKEGSIGFLVAHLQNLNSEKFENLESDLSDQCVSVEVLKHE; from the coding sequence ATGATTGAGTTAAATCAAATTGTCAAAAAATATCGAACCAAAGATCAAGACATTTTGGCAGTTGATCATGTTGATTTAAGTATTCAATCAGGTACGATTTTTGGGGTCGTTGGTTTTTCAGGTGCAGGAAAGAGTACTTTGATAAGGCTGTTAAATAATCTCGAAACGCCAACTTCAGGAGAAGTTATTATAGATGGCGCAACGATAAATAAATTATCCAAGGCACAGTTAAGAAAGAAACGACAAAAGCTAAGCATGGTATTTCAACATTTCAATTTGCTTTGGTCGCGTACAGTGGTTCAAAATATTATGTTTCCATTAGAAATTGCAGGTGTTTCTAAAAAAGAAGCAGCACTACGCGCTAAACAATTAGTAGATGTAGTTGGATTGAAAGGTAAAGAATATGCTTATCCTTCTGAACTATCAGGTGGACAAAAGCAACGTGTCGGTATTGCTCGAGCTTTAGCGAATGAACCAGACGTGTTACTTTGTGATGAAGCCACGAGTGCCTTAGATCCACAAACAACTGATGAAATCTTAGATTTATTACTTAAGATTAAGAGGGAACGTAACCTAACCATCGTCATTATTACACATGAAATGCACGTGATTAGAAGAATCTGTGATGAAGTCGCTGTGATGGAAGCTGGGCGCGTGGTTGAACATGGTAATGTGAAAGAAGTGTTCGAAAATCCTCGACAACCTGTCACTCAACGCTTTGTAAAAGATGATTTAAATGATGATTATGAAAAAACGAATACAGAACTTATTGAAATTGATAAAAATGATTTTATTGTTCGCTTTAGTTTTTCAGGAACGAACACTACGAAACCATTAGTTTCATACATAACTAAAGCACATGACATCAATGTAAATATTTTAGAAGCTAATATTAAACATACAAAAGAAGGTTCAATAGGGTTTCTCGTCGCACATTTACAAAATCTAAATTCTGAAAAATTTGAAAATTTAGAAAGTGATTTGTCGGATCAATGTGTTTCTGTGGAGGTGTTAAAACATGAATGA